The proteins below are encoded in one region of Pseudoduganella armeniaca:
- a CDS encoding branched-chain amino acid ABC transporter permease: MDTFIQQIINGLVLGSMYALVALGYTMVYGVLNLINFAHGDVLMIGAMVGLTILNILGAHFPEMSGGLQLLIAILGAIPCCMIVNVLIERIAYRRLRNAPRLAPLITAIGMSILLQTFAMMIWGRNPLPFPQLLSTEPIAVGGAVISITQVLLLALAALSMGGLVLLVEKTKMGRAMRAVAENPRVAGLMGVDSNRVIVYTFAIGAALAAVAGVMWGANYASIQFAMGTIPGLKAFCAAVLGGIGNIYGAMIGGIVLGIIESLGAGYIGDFTGGFLGSHYQDIFAFIVLILVLTVRPSGIMGERVADRT; this comes from the coding sequence ATGGATACTTTTATCCAACAAATTATCAATGGGCTGGTGCTGGGCAGCATGTATGCACTGGTCGCGTTGGGTTACACGATGGTGTACGGCGTGCTGAACCTGATCAACTTCGCCCACGGCGACGTGCTGATGATCGGCGCCATGGTCGGCCTGACGATCCTCAACATCCTCGGCGCGCACTTCCCTGAAATGTCCGGCGGCCTGCAGCTGCTGATCGCCATCCTCGGCGCCATTCCCTGCTGCATGATCGTCAACGTGCTGATCGAACGGATCGCCTACCGCCGCCTGCGCAACGCGCCGCGGCTTGCGCCCTTGATCACGGCCATCGGCATGTCGATCCTGTTGCAGACGTTTGCGATGATGATCTGGGGCCGCAACCCGCTGCCGTTCCCGCAACTGCTGTCCACCGAACCGATCGCCGTCGGCGGCGCCGTCATCAGCATCACGCAGGTCCTGCTGCTGGCGCTGGCCGCGCTGTCGATGGGCGGCCTGGTGCTGCTGGTCGAGAAAACCAAGATGGGCCGCGCCATGCGCGCCGTGGCGGAAAATCCCCGCGTCGCCGGCCTGATGGGCGTGGACTCGAACCGCGTCATCGTCTATACCTTCGCCATCGGCGCCGCGCTGGCCGCCGTGGCCGGCGTGATGTGGGGCGCCAACTACGCGTCGATCCAGTTCGCGATGGGCACCATCCCCGGCCTGAAGGCGTTCTGCGCCGCGGTGCTGGGCGGCATCGGCAACATCTATGGCGCCATGATCGGCGGCATCGTGCTGGGCATTATCGAAAGCCTGGGCGCCGGCTACATCGGCGACTTCACGGGCGGCTTCCTGGGCAGCCATTACCAGGACATTTTCGCGTTTATCGTGCTGATCCTCGTGCTGACCGTGCGGCCGTCCGGCATCATGGGCGAGCGCGTGGCGGACCGGACTTAA
- the ispH gene encoding 4-hydroxy-3-methylbut-2-enyl diphosphate reductase, which yields MDKEILLAQPRGFCAGVDRAIEIVERALKQFGAPIYVRHEIVHNAYVVADLRAKGAIFIEELDDVPAGNTLVFSAHGVSKAVRAEAESRGLSIFDATCPLVTKVHVEVAKMRKTGYEIVMIGHDGHPEVEGTMGQAEEGMHLVETVEDVAKLDVANPDHLAYVSQTTLSVDDTAEIIAALKARFPNIQEPKKGDICYATTNRQEAVKFMAPQVEVVIVVGSPNSSNSNRLREVAQKMGTPAYMVDRAEQIDPAWLEGFRRVGVTAGASAPEVLVQAVIDRLKELGVKSVRPLEGVEENVTFPLPKGLA from the coding sequence ATGGACAAAGAAATCCTGCTGGCCCAGCCGCGCGGCTTTTGCGCCGGCGTCGACCGTGCCATCGAAATCGTCGAACGGGCGCTGAAGCAGTTCGGCGCGCCGATCTACGTGCGCCACGAAATCGTACACAACGCCTATGTCGTGGCCGACCTGCGCGCCAAGGGCGCCATCTTCATCGAGGAGCTGGACGACGTCCCGGCCGGCAACACACTGGTGTTCTCGGCGCACGGCGTCTCGAAGGCCGTGCGCGCCGAGGCGGAGTCGCGCGGCCTGTCGATCTTCGACGCTACCTGCCCGCTGGTGACGAAAGTGCACGTCGAAGTGGCCAAGATGCGCAAGACCGGCTACGAGATCGTCATGATCGGCCACGACGGCCACCCGGAAGTGGAAGGCACCATGGGCCAGGCGGAAGAGGGCATGCACCTGGTCGAGACGGTCGAGGATGTGGCCAAGCTCGATGTCGCCAATCCGGACCACCTGGCCTATGTTTCGCAAACCACGCTGTCGGTGGACGACACGGCCGAGATCATCGCCGCCCTCAAGGCGCGCTTCCCCAACATCCAGGAGCCGAAGAAGGGCGACATCTGCTACGCCACCACGAACCGCCAGGAGGCCGTCAAGTTCATGGCGCCGCAGGTGGAAGTGGTGATCGTCGTCGGCAGCCCGAACAGCTCGAACTCGAACCGGCTGCGCGAGGTGGCGCAGAAGATGGGTACGCCAGCCTATATGGTGGACCGCGCCGAGCAGATCGACCCGGCCTGGCTGGAAGGCTTCCGCCGCGTGGGTGTCACCGCCGGCGCGTCAGCGCCCGAAGTGCTGGTCCAGGCCGTCATCGACCGGCTCAAGGAGCTGGGGGTGAAAAGCGTGCGACCGCTGGAAGGTGTCGAGGAGAACGTCACGTTCCCGCTGCCGAAAGGCCTGGCCTGA